The Chanos chanos chromosome 6, fChaCha1.1, whole genome shotgun sequence genome includes a region encoding these proteins:
- the prxl2b gene encoding prostamide/prostaglandin F synthase yields the protein MSEVNLTKLGSNVLKSTVDEESVTIESLWRERAVVLFFLRRFGCQICRWTAAEVSKLEADLKAKDIALIGIGPEETGLKEFKEGGFLKGDIYIDEKKKCYKDLGFKRYNALNVMPAALGKKVRDIASKASAQGIQGNFSGDLLQSGGMLIVAKGGEKVLLYFKQETPGDYVPLEDITKALGISASVEAGERPQCNDDVCTR from the exons ATGTCTGAAGTAAACTTGACTAAACTGGGCTCCAACGTGCTGAAAAGTACCGTTGATGAGGAG AGTGTGACGATTGAATCTCTGTGGCGTGAGCGGGCAGTGGTGCTCTTCTTCCTACGAAGGTTTGGATGTCAAATTTGCCGCTGGACTGCAGCTGAGGTCAGTAAACTGGAGGCAGACTTGAAAGCGAAAGACATTGCCCTGATAGGCATCGGGCCTGAGGAGACCGGACTGAAAGAGTTTAAGGAAGGAGGCTTCTTGAAAGGAG ATATTTATATTGATGAGAAGAAGAAATGCTACAAGGATTTAGGCTTCAAAAG GTACAATGCTCTGAAtgtgatgcctgctgctttgggAAAGAAAGTGCGAGATATTGCCTCTAAG GCAAGTGCTCAAGGGATTCAAGGGAACTTTTCTGGAGACCTTTTACAGAGTGGAGGCATGCTCATTGTTGCCAAAG GTGGTGAGAAGGTCCTGTTGTACTTTAAACAGGAGACGCCAGGGGACTATGTGCCACTAGAGGACATCACTAAGGCTCTGGGCATCTCTGCCAGTGTAGAAGCAGGAGAGAGACCACAG TGCAACGACGATGTGTGTACAAGATAA